A single Cucumis melo cultivar AY chromosome 4, USDA_Cmelo_AY_1.0, whole genome shotgun sequence DNA region contains:
- the LOC103503620 gene encoding ergosterol biosynthetic protein 28: MKLLGWWLMLVGSLRLASVWFGFFDIWALRLAVFSNTTMTEVHGRTFGVWTLLTCTLCILCAFNLENKPIYLATFLSFIYALGHFLTEYLIYHTMSIANLMTVGIFAGTSIIWMLLQWNSHQRVRPKHS, encoded by the exons ATGAAGCTGCTAGGATGGTGGTTGATGCTAGTGGGTTCGCTCCGATTAGCTTCCGTTTGGTTTGGATTCTTCGACATATGGGCATTGAGGCTCGCCGTCTTCTCAAACACTACCA TGACTGAAGTTCATGGAAGGACATTCGGAGTGTGGACTCTCCTAACTTGTACCCTTTGCATTCTCTGTGCATTCAACCTTGAGAATAAGCCCATTTATTTGGCGACATTTTTGTCATTCATCTATGCTTTGGGGCATTTCTTAACTGAATACTTGATATATCATACCATGTCCATTGCAAATCTGATGACGGTTGGCATCTTTGCAG GCACATCAATAATATGGATGCTGCTCCAGTGGAATTCACACCAAAGAGTTCGCCCCAAACATTCTTAA
- the LOC103503621 gene encoding uncharacterized protein LOC103503621, giving the protein MDPCPFVRLTVGNLALKVPVASKPARSVVHPSSSPCFCKIKFKKLPVQTAVVPFIQAGNQFSDGQVQSTAATFHLSKFDLDKLAGKSLFGSKPCLKISIYSGRRGTTCGIDSGRLLGRVSVPLDLTGTESKATVFHNGWISVGKDSKDSCAQFHLNVKAEPDPRFVFQFDGEPECSPQVFQIQGNIRQPVFTCKFSFRTGDRTQRSRSLPTESSRWWLSSFGSERERPGKERKGWSITIHDLSGSPVAAASMVTPFVASPGSDRVSRSNPGSWLILRPGDDTWKPWGRLEAWRERGGSDGLGYRFELIPDTNGGMSAAGIVLAESALNINKGGKFLIDLGGSSNGRSTPVNPMSPACSPRSSGDYGYGLWPYCVYRGFVMGASVEGEGKCSKPRVEVGVQHVNCTEDVAAFVALAAAIDLSIDACRLFSHKLRKELCQPLDLLT; this is encoded by the exons ATGGATCCGTGTCCTTTTGTGCGTCTAACCGTCGGGAATCTTGCTCTTAAGGTTCCGGTAGCGTCTAAACCTGCTCGTTCGGTTGTTCATCCTTCTTCGTCTCCTTGTTTTTGTAAAATCAAGTTTAAGAAACTGCCGGTTCAAACGGCGGTGGTACCGTTTATTCAGGCGGGGAATCAGTTTTCGGACGGTCAAGTTCAGTCGACGGCGGCTACTTTTCATCTCAGTAAGTTTGATCTCGACAAGCTAGCCGGAAAATCTTTATTCGGTTCGAAACCATGCCTCAAAATTTCTATATACAGTGGGAGGAGAGGTACGACCTGCGGCATCGATTCTGGGAGGCTCTTGGGTAGAGTGTCTGTACCTTTGGATCTGACGGGAACTGAATCAAAGGCAACTGTGTTTCACAATGGATGGATTTCGGTGGGTAAAGACTCCAAGGATTCTTGTGCGCAATTCCATTTGAATGTGAAAGCCGAACCCGACCCGAGATTCGTGTTTCAGTTCGACGGCGAGCCAGAATGTAGTCCACAAGTGTTTCAGATTCAGGGTAACATCAGACAACCCGTTTTCACCTGCAAGTTCAGCTTTAGAACTGGCGACCGGACTCAAAGATCCAG ATCATTGCCTACAGAATCTTCAAGGTGGTGGCTTAGCTCGTTTGGAAGCGAAAGGGAGCGACCAGGAAAGGAGCGGAAGGGTTGGTCAATCACCATCCACGACCTTTCCGGCTCACCCGTTGCCGCCGCCTCAATGGTCACACCCTTTGTTGCATCCCCAGGTTCCGACCGAGTCAGCCGGTCCAACCCCGGTTCATGGTTGATCCTTCGACCCGGAGACGACACATGGAAACCATGGGGCCGGTTGGAGGCGTGGCGGGAGCGCGGTGGATCAGACGGTTTAGGATACCGGTTCGAGCTAATTCCAGACACGAACGGTGGGATGAGCGCGGCAGGGATTGTACTGGCGGAGTCAGCTCTGAACATAAACAAAGGCGGAAAATTCTTGATTGACTTAGGTGGAAGCTCGAACGGGAGGTCGACGCCGGTGAACCCAATGTCGCCGGCGTGCAGCCCGAGAAGCAGTGGGGATTATGGGTACGGACTGTGGCCATATTGCGTGTATAGAGGGTTTGTAATGGGAGCTAGCGTTGAAGGGGAAGGGAAATGCAGCAAACCAAGAGTCGAGGTTGGAGTGCAGCACGTGAACTGCACGGAAGACGTGGCTGCATTTGTGGCATTAGCAGCGGCCATTGATCTTAGCATTGACGCTTGCAGGCTTTTCTCACACAAACTCAGGAAGGAACTTTGTCAGCCATTGGATCTTCTCACTTGA
- the LOC103503622 gene encoding 50S ribosomal protein 6, chloroplastic, with product MSISTFLGCKISVPPLLNSSASKAAPCSGGNLLIECSSRPNKKATAHHMKTRPKKSQPWDIRRKPTVYPPLPPLPPDWTLISSVSGDENVEIVSTSSSAQAPLTSE from the coding sequence ATGTCGATTTCCACATTTTTGGGCTGTAAGATTTCGGTTCCGCCATTGTTGAACTCATCTGCAAGCAAAGCAGCTCCATGCTCCGGCGGAAATTTGCTGATTGAATGTTCGTCGAGGCCAAACAAGAAGGCGACAGCACATCACATGAAAACAAGGCCAAAGAAATCTCAGCCATGGGACATTCGGCGTAAGCCGACTGTGTACCCTCCTCTGCCGCCTCTTCCACCAGACTGGACCTTGATTTCATCCGTCTCCGGCGATGAAAATGTCGAGATAGTCTCGACTTCTTCATCTGCTCAAGCACCGCTTACTAGCGAGTAA